The Halalkalicoccus sp. NIPERK01 region GGAAGGCCCGAGGACTGCGAGACGAGGCGGGGCTGGACGCCGTCTCCTTCGAGAAGGGCTACATCGAGGATCTCCCGTTCGAGGACGGGTCGTTCGACGTCGTGATCTCGAACGGCGTCATCAACCTCTCCGCCGAGAAAAGACGGGTGTTCGAGGAGGCGAACCGGGTCCTCGTCTCGGGGGGACGGCTCGCGCTCTCGGACATCATCAGCGAGAAACGGATGCCCGAGTCCATCAAGACCGACGCGGACCTCTGGGCGGCCTGTATCGGCGGGGCCGAACAGATCGACCGCTATACGACGATGGTCGAGACCGCCGGGTTCGAGGTGCTGGACGTCCGGGAGAACACCAAGTACGAGTTCGTCTCCGATCAGGCGGCGAACGCGTGTCGGAAGTACGGCGTGAAGAGCGTCTCGCTCGGCGCTCGGAAGTGACCATGGGAGCAACGAAACGACCGACTGCAGGCGAACAGGTAGAACAGCTCGAACTCGATACGAAGCTGCGAAACGGATCGTTGCTGATGGCGCTCGCGGGCGTCGCGTTCGTCGGCTACGGGATCGTCTTCCTGGTCCTGAACTTCGTGGGCGGCGGCTTCGAACTCGGGGTCAGCCACCTCGATGGACTGACCCCGGCGGAGTTGAATCCCACCGTCGCGTACTACATCAGCCACCTGCACGTCGCCACGGCGGCGTTCATCGTCTCCACGGGGATCGCGGTCACCGCGCTCTCCTGGTACGGCGTCCGCCAACGGCTGCGGTGGGCGTGGGCCACCGCCGTCGTGGTCGCGGTCGTCGGTCTGGCGATCGCCCTGCCGATGCACTACACCGGCGGGTTCGCCCACGACTGGGTGACGCACCTCGGCCCGATCTACCTGGCGACGGTCGTGTTCGTCGTCGGGGTCGTGCTCGCTCACCAGGGGATGCGATCCGCTTCGGAGTGACGCGGATCCGATCCCACGCGACCGCGTTTTCGGATCCATCCGACGGTCTCTGGAGTGACAAAAAGCGTCGTTGCGAGAAGTGTACCGGAGGCGAGACGCGATATCGACCCCTCGACCGACTCGGTCATCCCCGGCGACGCGCCTCACGAAAGGGAAGCCACCGCTTCCCGGTCTGACTCATCTCGAGCGGCCAGCGATTCGAGCACCTCGATCCCGTCGTGGATCGTATGCACCTCCTCACCGTCCACGTGAGGATAGACCGCTCGGAGGGTCTCGCCGTCGTAGATGGCGAGACAGAGCAACGGCAAAACGACGTCCCCACCCCGTGTCCCCCCGTCGTCGCTTCCCGACCCCGCACCACGTCGATCGAGGGCCGGACGGAGCGTACAGCCGTGGTCGTTCGCCCATTGCTCGAACTCGGCGACCGTTTCGCGCGTTCCGGTCGGATCCCGATCGGCCGGCGACCAGCCCCCCATCGAGGGCCCCCAGACGTCGATATCGAGTTCGGCGACCGATTCGGTCTCGCCGAGCGTCTGGAGGCGATCGATGACCCTCGACTGGACCGGGTTGATCCCGCCGGGTCCCAACGTGCGAAACCGCAGGGTCACACGGGCGTCGTTCGTCGTCATCGGTCGTCCTCGTGACTGGCCGGCTCTCGACAGCGGTACGTGACCCCCGACCGTTCGACGAGATCGGTCGTCGTAAGCGTCTTCAACAGGGGGTAGAGCGTGATTCTCTTCAGTCCGAGGGCCGCCTGGAGTTCGTCGATCGTCGCTTCCCCCTCGATCCGGAGCGAGAGGTAGACGAGTTTCACACCGGCGGAGTCGAGCGCGTCGGGGATCTCGACCCTCGCTCGCTGATGGTGATAGTTCATCAACAGGTGGTCCGCCATCGATTCCGGTAAGCGCTCCACTTCGTCATCTATCGTCTTTATATCCCTCCCCGTATCGGTCGGGCGCCACCCCGGCCAACAGCCGCCGCCCCCGTCACGGGCGAGGAGCCTCTGTAGACCACGAGTACCTCCGAGACGTCGCCGACGCGAGGACGGGCTTCGGTCGCGACACGTCCATCCTCGTCGGCAGCGGCGTCGGGGATCGCGTCACCCGGTCCGTGGCGCGGGTCGTCGGTGCTCGTGGCCGGACCCAGGTCCGACGCTACGCCGAACGGCGTCGGCCCACCAGTCACGTCGGCGACGACGGCCGAAACGGATGTCCGTCGGTTCGCGTGCTCGTCGGACCGCAAAGCGCCGCGAACGCCGTGAACGGGACTCGTCACTCACCGGCGTTCGTGACTCGCGTAGAAAGCCAGTGCCCGGGGAGGGCTCCGAACCCTCGATCTCCGCATGACCCAGATTCGAGCCGTGGCACGGCGCGGGCATGGGAGGCTTCCAAGGCAGCCGCCTCGACTCCGAAACCCTATGAGTGCGGCGCTATGTCCAGCTAAGCCACCCGGGCGCGTCCGTCGGTTGTCGGCTTGCGACCTTTAAGGTTCTCATCTCGGCCCGCCCCCGCCGGAATAGTTATTAATTCTGAGAGTAATTCGACCGTATGTCACCGCCCGAGCTCGTCCAGTCGGTCCTCGACGGGGAGTCGGTCGTCGCGCACGTCGGGCTTCGCGACGACGACGCGCTGTTCGTCTCGCCCACGCGAACCCTCCTGTACCGTTCCCAGAGCCTCCTCAGCGACGAGGCGGTCGACGAGTTCCCCCACTCCGCGGAGCGCCTCTCGCTCTCGTCGGGCCGCCGGAAGACGGCGATCGAACTCGACTACGGGCTCGACGGCACCCGGAAACTCACGGTGCCGAACGACCGCCTCGACGCCGTTCTCCACCCGGTACTCGCGGGGGTGCTGTCCGCGGCGGGCGTGATCGACCCCGACGAGACGGTCCACGAACCGTTTCGATTCAGCGAACTCACGCTCGTCGTCACCGACGACCGCCTGATCAAACACGTGGGTCGGGCGGTCTGGGACGAGGAGTTCGAGCAGTTCCGGTTCGCCGACGTGGAGGGGTTCGCTACCGAGGAGGGCCGGGTCACGACGGGGTTCGTCCTCACCGTCTCGGGGCGGGCCGAACGGCTCAAGGTCCCCAACGAGCGCGCCCGTGCCGTCCGCGAGCGCCTCGAAAGCGCCCTGCTGGCCCATCACGGGGTCGAGACGCTCGCGGACCTCCCCGCTCCCGACGAGTCCGAGGAACGGGACGCTCCCGACGCCGAAACCGACGACGCGGCGTTCTCGGGGTCGATCGAGGGGGCGGACGCTTCCCGAGGGGCCGTCTCGCTCCACGAACTCGGGGAGGGAGGGGACGACCCGTCGACGCTCGCACGCCTCGACGCGCTCGGCGACGCCATCGACGCCCAACAGGACCTCCTCGACCGCCAGCGCCGCGAACTCGACCGCCTGCGCGAGGCGATCACTCCCGACCGGTGACCTTCCGGATACACGACGAGCCGAAGGGCCCGAGTTCGCCCGACTCGAACCGGATGAAGTGGCCCGTCGAGAGGCCGGCCCCGCAGCGCCGACAGGTGAAATCCCCCTCCTTCGTGACGACCTCGCTCTCGAAACGGACGAACGCACCGCTCTGCGGGCGGATCAGGCCGTCCTCGCGGGCGATGATCCCGCGCTTTTCGGCGGTGTCGAGAATCTCGCGGGTGAGGTGCGGGTCGGTCGTGACCGTCTCGATCCGGTCGACCGCCTCCGAGAGCGAGAGGGACTCCTCCTCGCACTTCTCGAGGAGTTCACAGCCCACCTCGACCGGGTCGCTCATCACCACCAGTATCGAGGCGGGCCACAAAGCACTTCTCACACGGCGCGGCGCTCGATCGGGACGGATCGCGCTATCGTGGCGACCGGCTGCCCGTATCGGTGCTAGAGGGATGCCAGCGAGCGACGGCCTCAGTAGAATGTATCGGAGCAGTCGTAGACGACGCCGTGGTTCGGACAGACGTACTTGCAGTGGCGGCGGTACATCGACGCTCCGCAGAGCGGACAGGGACGGCCGGCGGTCTCGGCCATACCGGCGGAACGGCATCCGACGTGCTAAGCGTTGTGGCGGGAGTTCGGTTGGAGTTCGGAAAACCGCTATAGCCCTGTGCGCCCTACGTACGGGTGTTCAGCCGACACCGGCGAACCCCTGATGACCACCGACGACCGTATCACGGCGGCGACCAGACTGCTCGAAACGTACGTCCGCGAGCGCCCCCTCCCCCCGGAGACCGAGGCGGCGATACAGGAGGCGATCGAACTGCTCTCGGGAATCGAACCGCCAGCCGAACCCGAACGGCCGACCGAACCGCCCGTGGACCCGCTCGTCTCGGCGCTCGGCTCCGATACCGGGCTCCCGGGGCCGTTCGCGCCGGACGACGTGGTGCTGTTCAACCCCCGGACGGTCGAGACGGAGTGGATCGCCGCGGCCGCTGGCGCCGTCGTCTCGCTGGATGCACACCGATAAGCCGCCGGTGTGCGCCCCGACGGCTACGATTCCGTCCCGTCGTCGCTCGCGTCGGTACGGCGGCCGCGTCCGGTCACCGAGACGCCCTCGATACGCCCGACCGCCTCGATCGCCTCCTCGAGGTGGTCGGGGCCGGTCCCCTCGATATCGAGTTCGAGCGGGCGGCGGTTCGGGTCGCCTCCCCAACGGCGGCGACCCCTGCGGACGTCGGCAAGGCCCGCCCCGTGTTCGTCGAGTCGGTCCGTGATCGCCGAGATCCGCGAGAGGTCCGAGAGCGCCAGATACACGGTCGTGTAGCGGCCGAGTTCGATCAGCCCCTGTCGGACGAGGTCGGCGTGATCGGTGAGGTCGACGTTCCCCCCCGAGATCACGACCCCGACGTGTTCGTCCTCGGCGTCGGCCGCCGACAGCAGGGCGGCCAGCGGTGCGGCCCCCGCCGGTTCGACGACCGCCTTCGCCCGTTCGGCCAGCAGCGCCACCGCGGCCGCGATCTCCCCGTCCGAGACCGTCACCACACCGTCGACCCGCCCGCGCATCGTCTCGAACGTCGTTTCGAGGAGTCGGGTATCGGCGATCCCGTCGGCGACGGTGTCGACCGACTCGCGCTCGTGGATCTCGCCCTTCGCGAGCGAGCGCCCCGCGTGGGCCGCGCCCTCGGGCTGGACGCCGATCACCCTGATCTCGGGGTCCTCGGCCTTCAGCGCGGTCGCGATCCCGCCGATCAGCCCGCCCCCGCCGATCGCCACCAGAACGGTATCGAGTTCGGGGTACTGTTCGAGCAGTTCGAGTCCGACCGTCCCCTGCCCGGCGATGACCCGCTCGTCGTCGAACGGGTGGACGAACTCCAGTCCCTCGCTCTCGGCCAGATCGAGCGCGTGTTCGTACGAGCGCTCGTAGATCGCGCCCTCGACGACCACCTCCGCGCCGTAGCCCCGCGTGGCCGCGATCTTCGCCGCGGGCGTGATCTCGGGGACGACGATCGTCGTCTCGACCCCCAGCAACTGCCCGGCGAGCGCCACCCCCTGGGCGTGGTTGCCCGCGCTCGCCGCGATCACGCCCCGTTCGCGCTGTTCCTCGGATAGCTGGGCCATGCAGTTGTACGCTCCACGGATCTTGAACGAACCCGTCCGCTGGACGTTCTCGAGTTTGAGTCCGACCGAGCGCGCCCCGCTCATCCCCGCGAACGTCGTCGATCGGTCCAGCGGCGTTCGATGCACTACCTCCCCGAGGCGCTCGCGGGCCGCCTCGACGTCCCCGACCGACACCGGGGGAGCGCTCGTCATCGTCCACCCCGCTCGCCGCCCGTGCTGGCTGTCGACATACGGGATGCATGCGTCGCCCGCCACTTAACTGCACACAGTGACCGTTGACCTCGGATACGATTCTCCCGATGTATCCGGCATGGCGGCGGGTCGAGGATCGAATTCCGTGTACGATGATTTCGGTAATCGTTGATAAGCTATTTAGGGGTGGTCGCCATGGGGTGGCACATGGCAGGACCACCGATCGAGGAGCTCCACTTCGACGACGCGCCCGACGTCGGGGAGGTGCCGGGCCCCGAGTCGCGGCGGCTGGTCGAGAGACAGCGCGAGATCGACAGCAGCGCCGTCGCCTACCCCAACGACATGCCGCTGGCCTTCGAGGAGGGACGCGGGGCGACGCTGCGGGACGCCGACGGCAACACCTTCATCGATCTCTTTGCAGGTATCGGCGTGCTCAACGTCGGCCACGCGAACCCATACGTGATGGAGGCGGTCCACGAGCAGGCCGACAAGCTCGTTCATACGGTGGACTTCCCCACCGAAGCGCGCCTCGAACTCATCGAGACGCTCGACGAGATCGCGCCGGGCGAACTCGCGGGCGACAACCGGGTGATCTTCGGCGGGCCGACCGGCAGCGACGCGATCGAGGCCGCGATCAAGCTCGCGAAGTACAACACGGGCGGTACCGGCCTGATCGCCTTCCGGGGGGCGTACCACGGCCCGACCAGCGGCCCGATGAGCCTCACCTCGAACAAGAAGTTCAAGGGCCACTACACGCCGCTGCTGCCCGACGTCGTCCACGCGCCGTATCCCTACCCGCTTCGGCAGGGCAAAAGCGAGGACGACGCCGTGAAGGACGCCTTGGAGGAGGTGCGCGCGATCGTCGAGGACCCCTACGGCGGGCTCGCGAACCCCGCGGGGATCTTCGCCGAGCCGATCCAGGGCGAGGGCGGGGTCGTCGTCCCGCCGGAGGGCTTCCTCGAGGGGCTCCGGGAGATCGCCGACGACAACGCCCTTCCCCTGGTGTTCGACGAGATTCAATCAGGATTGGGGCGTTCGGGCGAGTGGTTCGCCTGCGAGCACTACGACGTCACGCCCGATGCGATGACGATGGCGAAGGCCCTCGGCGGCGCGGGCTTCCCCCTCTCGGCGACGATGTACCGCGAGGAACTCGACACGTGGGGTCCCGGCGACCACGCCGGTACCTATCGGGGCCACGTCGTCGCGATGCGCGCGGGCACGAGGGCCATCGAGTACATCCAGGCCCACGACCTGCTGGCCCACGCTCGCGAACTGGGCGACTATCTCCGCGGGCGACTCCGTGAGGCCGGCGAGGACAACGAACTGTTGGCAGAGGTCCGCGGAAAGGGCCTGTTCATCGGCGCGGAGTTCGCGAGCGCGGACGGCGAGCCCGCCGACGACGCCGTCGACGCGATCCAGCAGTACTGCTACGAACACGGCGTGCTCGTCTGGACCGCGGGCCGACACGGCAGCGTTCTCAGGCTGCTACCGCCGCTCGTGCTCACCCGCGACCTCGCGGAAACCGCGATGGACGTGGTCTGTGAGGCGATCGAACACGCGACCCCCGCGCAGTCGGCCTGACGCTCGACGCCCTTTTTTTCTATCTATTTCTTGCCCTAGTATACGCAATACGTGTATGCTATCTACAGTAATCGGAATCGTTATAACGGTCCTTCACGATTGTGGTCGGTGGGTGACAA contains the following coding sequences:
- a CDS encoding HVO_2523 family zinc finger protein is translated as MAETAGRPCPLCGASMYRRHCKYVCPNHGVVYDCSDTFY
- the ilvA gene encoding threonine ammonia-lyase: MTSAPPVSVGDVEAARERLGEVVHRTPLDRSTTFAGMSGARSVGLKLENVQRTGSFKIRGAYNCMAQLSEEQRERGVIAASAGNHAQGVALAGQLLGVETTIVVPEITPAAKIAATRGYGAEVVVEGAIYERSYEHALDLAESEGLEFVHPFDDERVIAGQGTVGLELLEQYPELDTVLVAIGGGGLIGGIATALKAEDPEIRVIGVQPEGAAHAGRSLAKGEIHERESVDTVADGIADTRLLETTFETMRGRVDGVVTVSDGEIAAAVALLAERAKAVVEPAGAAPLAALLSAADAEDEHVGVVISGGNVDLTDHADLVRQGLIELGRYTTVYLALSDLSRISAITDRLDEHGAGLADVRRGRRRWGGDPNRRPLELDIEGTGPDHLEEAIEAVGRIEGVSVTGRGRRTDASDDGTES
- a CDS encoding methyltransferase domain-containing protein, which produces MANSLDVERLERAVKNVYRDVAEAPTEEYHFEMGRPLAERLGYPSEDLDRIPGAALESFAGVGYHFDLAAIEEGEDVLDLGSGSGTDAFVAALHVGEAGSVTGLDMTDEQLRKARGLRDEAGLDAVSFEKGYIEDLPFEDGSFDVVISNGVINLSAEKRRVFEEANRVLVSGGRLALSDIISEKRMPESIKTDADLWAACIGGAEQIDRYTTMVETAGFEVLDVRENTKYEFVSDQAANACRKYGVKSVSLGARK
- a CDS encoding TrmB family transcriptional regulator, with translation MNYHHQRARVEIPDALDSAGVKLVYLSLRIEGEATIDELQAALGLKRITLYPLLKTLTTTDLVERSGVTYRCREPASHEDDR
- a CDS encoding HTH domain-containing protein, yielding MTTNDARVTLRFRTLGPGGINPVQSRVIDRLQTLGETESVAELDIDVWGPSMGGWSPADRDPTGTRETVAEFEQWANDHGCTLRPALDRRGAGSGSDDGGTRGGDVVLPLLCLAIYDGETLRAVYPHVDGEEVHTIHDGIEVLESLAARDESDREAVASLS
- a CDS encoding DUF5830 family protein produces the protein MSDPVEVGCELLEKCEEESLSLSEAVDRIETVTTDPHLTREILDTAEKRGIIAREDGLIRPQSGAFVRFESEVVTKEGDFTCRRCGAGLSTGHFIRFESGELGPFGSSCIRKVTGRE
- a CDS encoding aspartate aminotransferase family protein, coding for MAGPPIEELHFDDAPDVGEVPGPESRRLVERQREIDSSAVAYPNDMPLAFEEGRGATLRDADGNTFIDLFAGIGVLNVGHANPYVMEAVHEQADKLVHTVDFPTEARLELIETLDEIAPGELAGDNRVIFGGPTGSDAIEAAIKLAKYNTGGTGLIAFRGAYHGPTSGPMSLTSNKKFKGHYTPLLPDVVHAPYPYPLRQGKSEDDAVKDALEEVRAIVEDPYGGLANPAGIFAEPIQGEGGVVVPPEGFLEGLREIADDNALPLVFDEIQSGLGRSGEWFACEHYDVTPDAMTMAKALGGAGFPLSATMYREELDTWGPGDHAGTYRGHVVAMRAGTRAIEYIQAHDLLAHARELGDYLRGRLREAGEDNELLAEVRGKGLFIGAEFASADGEPADDAVDAIQQYCYEHGVLVWTAGRHGSVLRLLPPLVLTRDLAETAMDVVCEAIEHATPAQSA